The Thermoanaerobacterium sp. PSU-2 genome window below encodes:
- a CDS encoding RAMP superfamily CRISPR-associated protein, with translation MIKVKLNLISPLIVGARNLVGNFLTTKDYIPGDVIRAAIAREILRNCPLHDVGRPDKDGRYNWIYIRDGEKCSRCKYKGWCSNFSNIRFYNFYYDGARPFPLSAMKCKYHNDHGLVDVLFNKKSECPRCKERVEFATGYYKDGKMVDVPKRFFTRTAIDPYTKTARDGGLYSILAIEEGSTFEGYVDGTNDLEEFKTLRIGADTSSGFGKCEIEICSEGAGNEVDLIERIEKLNKIVGKRQYGGKTYKTLITLDFYSDMIPDIDYNIPLKTTDDYKELWKKILNLGFQYDVIKVYSESNLYRGYDTSKPTDDMREKPSVYIEKGSVVLIGTNEDIDGIKDKLYSAEKSGIGQNTANGYGNVKICDKIHLNGGN, from the coding sequence ATGATAAAGGTAAAGTTAAACCTTATTTCACCTCTTATAGTAGGTGCTAGAAACTTGGTAGGGAATTTTTTAACTACTAAAGATTACATACCAGGTGACGTTATAAGGGCAGCTATTGCAAGAGAGATTTTGAGGAATTGTCCACTGCACGATGTAGGAAGACCTGATAAAGATGGCAGGTACAACTGGATATACATAAGAGATGGTGAAAAATGCAGCAGATGTAAGTATAAAGGTTGGTGCAGCAATTTTAGCAATATAAGATTTTACAACTTCTATTATGACGGTGCAAGGCCATTTCCGCTTTCTGCAATGAAATGCAAGTATCACAATGACCATGGTCTTGTAGATGTGCTTTTTAATAAAAAGAGTGAATGTCCAAGATGCAAAGAGAGAGTAGAGTTTGCCACGGGGTATTATAAAGATGGGAAAATGGTAGATGTTCCCAAAAGATTTTTTACAAGAACAGCCATCGATCCGTATACAAAGACAGCAAGAGATGGAGGATTGTACAGTATATTAGCAATAGAGGAAGGTTCAACATTTGAAGGGTATGTAGATGGAACAAATGATCTTGAAGAATTTAAAACGCTTAGGATTGGTGCAGATACTTCCAGCGGATTTGGTAAATGCGAGATCGAAATATGTAGTGAAGGTGCAGGAAATGAAGTTGATTTGATAGAAAGAATCGAAAAGTTGAATAAAATTGTCGGCAAAAGGCAGTATGGTGGTAAGACATATAAGACGCTTATAACGCTTGATTTTTATTCAGACATGATACCTGATATAGACTATAATATTCCTTTAAAGACGACAGATGATTACAAAGAATTGTGGAAGAAAATATTAAATCTTGGATTTCAATATGACGTGATAAAAGTTTACTCAGAAAGCAATTTATACAGAGGATACGATACATCAAAACCAACGGATGACATGAGGGAGAAACCATCAGTTTATATAGAAAAAGGCTCTGTCGTTTTAATCGGTACAAATGAAGACATTGATGGCATCAAAGACAAGCTGTATTCTGCGGAGAAGTCAGGTATTGGGCAAAATACTGCAAATGGATATGGGAATGTGAAAATTTGCGATAAAATACATTTGAATGGAGGTAATTAA
- a CDS encoding RAMP superfamily CRISPR-associated protein gives MKKTFNIVVKLKSPMCIATGSSTGNLVDKYFIKDRLGKPYIPASTMKGIMRQNFMSLIDEEHRDDMKCTCPVCKVFGSPGYNPSKLYIDDLLLDESSVNIGSRTIRYSTSVDRYRKVAKDNSLNSMEIYEGGAFKGTMDLYLDESTEKYEELILISLKMIESIGAGKSRGYGWVHVDVKEGDE, from the coding sequence TTGAAAAAGACGTTTAACATAGTTGTAAAATTAAAATCCCCAATGTGCATTGCTACAGGCAGTAGCACTGGCAACCTTGTGGATAAATACTTTATAAAAGATAGGCTCGGAAAACCTTATATCCCTGCTTCTACAATGAAAGGGATCATGAGGCAAAATTTCATGTCTTTGATCGATGAAGAACACCGTGATGATATGAAGTGCACGTGCCCTGTATGCAAGGTATTTGGTTCACCTGGGTATAACCCATCTAAGTTGTATATAGATGATTTATTATTAGATGAAAGTAGTGTTAACATTGGCAGCAGGACTATAAGGTATTCAACTTCTGTTGATAGGTATAGAAAAGTGGCAAAAGACAATTCGCTAAACTCAATGGAAATCTATGAAGGTGGTGCATTCAAAGGAACAATGGATTTATACTTAGATGAGAGTACGGAAAAGTACGAAGAACTCATCTTGATATCTTTAAAAATGATAGAAAGCATTGGGGCGGGTAAAAGCAGAGGATATGGATGGGTCCATGTTGATGTTAAGGAGGGGGATGAATGA
- a CDS encoding haloacid dehalogenase, producing MYIDFTDEKVRHEKLPGGYISWVDIVTGTNYCMKMDDYGKKFKMIAQNISMMNSDEIYEYLKNDVDEIPYIRPYKDKKDVKAPSLKDAATLAVCFAYAMDNSNDVRLEMYHHFFEIEKSQSESINTALKMVDMLALGEKFEDSIRNADIKIIKGGVYKTKKYIVENNDIKCLRGSSYLLDNINRVRIPDYFKEKFIPEAIIYCGGGNVFAVVPDNDVDIEYDLERLYEDVTITAQSAFISYRTTLKDLLNDYKDVIRDCEEMLEDRKKLKLYLNVDPNYGDVNKGIEDKDMVINEITHKQIESKSKLICKFCNLRDAHYTIQTSEGEKGVCLSCLHKIEAGTYAKSGFHEEFQRMHLKRFGQGQYGGKKVQGLDEIGAFKNNGYMALIYGDGNNFGNIIKNIKNVYEMMYFSRKAESSAFKATLEAIRKGYEVEGEEIPFEVIELGGDDIFIITPAKSSLIMASKLIETFDMEFQNKSDINKSANVTMSIGVAISKYSTPIRNMFELANKLLKKAKSYSKKMDNKIGTVSFAVLESNMYLELNRDKGSNYDFIHQGILNYTWIEMTKLVDLILKMKESKKMMKNHIYKLRDAASMMLPLEFRLFYMYDRSRSNIEDFEKGLVEIANGCFEEGLFKFSGENGMEYYSPWYDITEIWDYV from the coding sequence GTGTACATAGATTTCACAGATGAGAAAGTTAGACATGAGAAACTTCCCGGTGGATATATAAGTTGGGTAGACATTGTTACTGGCACCAATTACTGTATGAAGATGGATGATTATGGAAAGAAATTTAAGATGATAGCTCAAAATATATCCATGATGAACAGTGATGAAATATACGAGTACTTGAAAAACGATGTAGACGAAATACCGTACATTAGGCCATACAAAGACAAAAAAGATGTTAAGGCGCCATCTTTAAAAGATGCTGCTACATTGGCCGTTTGCTTTGCATATGCCATGGACAATTCAAATGATGTAAGGCTCGAGATGTATCATCACTTTTTTGAGATAGAAAAATCTCAAAGTGAAAGCATAAATACCGCGTTAAAAATGGTAGACATGCTTGCCCTTGGGGAAAAATTTGAAGATTCCATCAGAAATGCAGATATAAAAATAATAAAAGGCGGTGTATACAAGACAAAAAAGTACATCGTTGAGAACAATGACATAAAGTGTTTGAGAGGTTCCAGTTATCTTTTAGACAACATAAACAGAGTAAGGATTCCTGATTACTTCAAAGAGAAGTTTATACCGGAGGCCATTATCTACTGTGGTGGAGGAAATGTATTTGCAGTAGTTCCTGATAATGATGTTGATATAGAGTATGACTTAGAAAGACTTTATGAAGATGTGACGATAACAGCTCAAAGCGCCTTTATATCGTACAGAACAACATTAAAAGATCTATTGAATGATTATAAAGATGTCATAAGAGATTGTGAAGAAATGCTGGAAGATAGGAAAAAGTTAAAGCTGTACTTAAACGTTGATCCTAATTATGGCGATGTAAACAAAGGAATAGAAGACAAAGACATGGTGATAAATGAGATAACCCACAAGCAGATAGAAAGTAAATCTAAATTGATATGTAAATTCTGTAATTTGAGAGATGCCCACTATACAATTCAGACAAGTGAAGGGGAAAAAGGAGTATGCTTAAGCTGCCTTCACAAAATTGAAGCTGGGACTTACGCTAAAAGTGGATTTCATGAGGAATTTCAGAGAATGCACTTAAAAAGATTTGGACAAGGACAATACGGCGGCAAAAAAGTTCAAGGCTTAGACGAGATTGGGGCTTTTAAAAACAATGGATACATGGCATTAATATACGGTGATGGCAATAACTTCGGGAACATAATAAAGAACATAAAAAATGTGTACGAGATGATGTATTTTAGCAGAAAAGCGGAAAGTTCTGCTTTTAAAGCGACATTGGAGGCTATACGGAAAGGGTATGAGGTAGAAGGAGAAGAGATCCCATTTGAAGTTATTGAACTTGGAGGAGACGATATATTCATAATAACCCCTGCAAAATCCAGTTTGATAATGGCGTCAAAGCTTATTGAAACATTTGACATGGAATTTCAAAATAAGTCGGATATTAACAAAAGTGCAAATGTGACAATGTCTATTGGCGTTGCAATAAGCAAATATTCCACACCTATACGGAATATGTTTGAATTGGCCAATAAGCTTTTGAAAAAAGCTAAATCATATTCAAAAAAGATGGACAACAAAATTGGTACTGTTTCATTTGCGGTTTTAGAAAGCAATATGTATTTGGAATTGAATAGGGATAAAGGTAGCAATTATGATTTCATACATCAAGGTATTTTAAATTACACGTGGATTGAAATGACTAAGCTTGTAGACTTGATACTGAAAATGAAAGAAAGCAAAAAGATGATGAAAAACCATATATACAAACTTAGGGATGCTGCAAGCATGATGTTGCCATTGGAGTTTAGGCTTTTTTACATGTATGATAGGTCAAGGTCAAATATAGAAGACTTTGAAAAAGGACTTGTGGAGATAGCCAATGGCTGTTTTGAAGAAGGGCTTTTTAAGTTTTCAGGTGAAAACGGCATGGAATACTACTCGCCATGGTATGATATTACCGAGATTTGGGATTATGTATAG
- the csx2 gene encoding TIGR02221 family CRISPR-associated protein, protein MATKFFSFLGTGKYAECNYLLDDVKIDAICYVQEALIDIFLKKGIKIDGIYIFKTKEATTANWLSNASHPDKSGLSGVLKKYEGIVDTIEAVDIPSGEVEEELWDIFDKVLGKIDYKDEIIFDITHSFRSLPVLALIILNYAKFVKKCEIKGMYYGAVEALGVPSNEIEKRLKLENRNAPIFNLTPFINLLDWTVGIDRFIEDGDSRYINKLIERGKDQLLKKGMRDDKDILEKVGKSIQNYTNNVAVCRGKSISNDGIELKEKIDFAFNISEKSYIKPMTPLIENIKNHFDNFTDDEDKNMIQVVKWCRDHNMIQQGLTILEEGITTYFCNRLGVDKYNRKIREAIGQAFYIKWNNLPKEKWKDEAKIYEDIVNKILEREDSDKLAKIIYNIQGVRNDINHAGWRNNSMPYDTFVKELNNFINDVEKIIE, encoded by the coding sequence ATGGCAACAAAATTTTTTTCATTTTTAGGTACAGGCAAGTATGCCGAATGCAATTATTTGTTGGATGACGTAAAAATCGACGCGATTTGCTATGTTCAAGAAGCGCTTATAGATATCTTTTTAAAAAAAGGCATCAAAATAGACGGCATTTACATCTTTAAGACAAAAGAAGCTACCACAGCTAATTGGCTATCAAATGCAAGTCATCCTGATAAAAGTGGGCTATCTGGTGTGCTTAAAAAATACGAAGGCATAGTAGATACTATTGAAGCTGTAGATATTCCGTCTGGGGAAGTAGAAGAAGAACTTTGGGATATATTTGACAAAGTATTAGGAAAGATAGACTACAAAGATGAAATAATATTTGACATAACGCATTCGTTTAGATCACTGCCTGTTTTAGCACTTATAATATTGAATTACGCAAAATTTGTAAAGAAATGCGAAATAAAAGGAATGTACTACGGAGCTGTAGAAGCTCTCGGAGTCCCATCAAACGAAATTGAAAAAAGGCTAAAATTGGAAAATAGAAATGCGCCTATATTTAATCTCACTCCTTTTATAAACCTTCTCGATTGGACGGTTGGAATCGATCGCTTCATAGAGGACGGCGACTCAAGGTACATAAATAAGCTTATAGAGCGCGGGAAAGACCAGCTTTTAAAAAAAGGCATGAGAGATGACAAGGATATATTAGAGAAGGTTGGTAAATCGATACAGAATTACACAAACAATGTGGCAGTTTGTAGAGGTAAATCAATATCAAACGATGGAATAGAGCTTAAGGAAAAGATAGACTTTGCTTTTAACATATCAGAGAAAAGCTACATAAAACCTATGACACCATTAATAGAGAACATAAAGAATCACTTTGATAATTTTACTGATGATGAAGACAAAAACATGATACAGGTGGTGAAATGGTGCAGAGACCACAACATGATACAGCAAGGGCTTACGATACTGGAAGAAGGCATAACAACTTATTTTTGCAACAGACTTGGGGTTGATAAATATAATAGAAAGATCAGAGAGGCTATAGGACAAGCTTTTTACATAAAATGGAACAATCTTCCTAAAGAAAAGTGGAAAGACGAGGCAAAAATTTATGAGGATATTGTAAATAAAATATTAGAGAGAGAAGATAGCGATAAGTTAGCTAAAATAATTTACAATATACAAGGTGTTAGAAATGATATAAACCATGCTGGATGGAGAAATAACAGCATGCCATATGATACTTTTGTAAAAGAACTTAACAACTTTATAAATGATGTAGAAAAAATCATAGAGTGA
- the csx20 gene encoding CRISPR-associated protein Csx20, whose translation MRKIFLVFSHQLTKGQMEDAYSTFGVDEFIYLPDDLKKVWTSIPPEEESIRLYVDRIAEWIKQNSKKGDYVLIQGDFGATFLLVDFCFESGLIPVYSTTARDADERAFNDGTVKVQRIFRHVRFRKYERWK comes from the coding sequence ATGAGAAAAATATTTTTAGTATTTTCACATCAACTTACAAAGGGCCAAATGGAAGATGCTTATAGCACTTTTGGCGTCGATGAATTTATATATCTTCCAGATGACCTTAAAAAAGTATGGACATCTATACCGCCGGAGGAAGAGTCTATACGTCTTTATGTAGATAGGATTGCTGAGTGGATAAAGCAAAATTCTAAAAAAGGCGATTATGTCCTTATACAAGGCGATTTTGGAGCTACATTTTTATTGGTGGATTTCTGCTTTGAAAGCGGATTGATACCTGTATATTCTACGACTGCGAGAGATGCAGATGAAAGGGCATTTAATGATGGCACTGTAAAAGTTCAAAGGATATTTAGACATGTAAGATTTAGAAAATATGAGAGGTGGAAATGA
- the sufU gene encoding Fe-S cluster assembly sulfur transfer protein SufU, translating into MSDLNQLYSEIIMEHYENSPNKREMDNPTIKERGHNPLCGDDITLELKMNGDVIEDASFVGHGCAISQASTSMMCDLIKGKDKKEALKLVEKFIDMIHKKDVDIDDLGDAQVLQGVSDFPARVKCALLAWKTLEKII; encoded by the coding sequence ATGAGCGACTTAAATCAGCTTTACTCAGAGATAATAATGGAGCACTATGAAAATTCTCCTAATAAGAGGGAGATGGATAATCCTACCATAAAAGAAAGAGGCCACAATCCTCTCTGCGGTGATGACATAACGCTGGAGCTTAAGATGAACGGCGATGTTATCGAAGATGCATCATTTGTGGGTCATGGTTGCGCCATAAGCCAAGCATCAACATCAATGATGTGTGACCTTATAAAAGGAAAAGATAAAAAAGAAGCTTTAAAATTGGTGGAGAAATTTATAGACATGATACACAAAAAAGATGTGGATATAGACGACCTTGGAGATGCACAAGTCTTGCAGGGTGTTTCAGACTTTCCAGCCAGAGTAAAATGTGCCTTGTTGGCATGGAAGACACTTGAAAAGATAATATAA
- a CDS encoding cysteine desulfurase, with protein sequence MLDVLKIKEDFPVLKTTPHGKKLIYFDNAATTQKPMYVIDAVAKYYKEYNANVYRSPHYLSALSTEAYEEARDAVRRFINAKSSESIVFTRNATESINLVAYTWGLKHIGEGDVIVLTIAEHHSNILPWQMVAEKKGAKLKYVHLDENSRLDLDEFKSILRDEKVKLVALQHSSNVLGIINPVYEIVNLSHENGAKVLIDGAQSIPNMKIDVEKLGCDFYAFSGHKMMGPMGIGVLYIKEDLLDDIPPFLSGGEMIDEVFEDHSTFAPSPLKFEAGTPNVEGAYGLMKAIEYVEKIGLDNILRHEQELTEYALEKLSKIDYVKLYGPKDAKDRTGIISFNVENVHPHDVATILDQDGIAVRSGHHCCQPLMRYLGVPATVRASFYVYNDKSEVDAFVDGLKDVRKWFR encoded by the coding sequence ATGCTGGATGTTTTAAAGATAAAAGAAGATTTTCCTGTGTTAAAGACGACTCCACACGGGAAAAAGCTCATATATTTTGACAATGCGGCTACGACTCAAAAGCCAATGTATGTGATTGATGCGGTTGCTAAGTATTACAAAGAGTACAATGCCAATGTGTACAGAAGTCCTCATTATCTAAGCGCATTGTCGACGGAAGCTTACGAAGAAGCAAGAGATGCTGTAAGAAGGTTTATAAATGCCAAATCATCTGAGTCAATTGTGTTTACGCGAAATGCCACAGAGTCTATAAACCTTGTGGCATATACATGGGGACTTAAACACATTGGTGAAGGCGATGTGATAGTATTGACGATAGCCGAGCATCACAGTAATATCCTTCCATGGCAGATGGTAGCGGAGAAAAAAGGTGCAAAGCTTAAATACGTTCACCTTGATGAAAATTCCAGGCTTGATTTAGACGAGTTTAAAAGCATTTTGAGAGACGAAAAAGTTAAACTTGTGGCTTTACAGCATTCGTCAAATGTTTTAGGCATCATAAACCCTGTCTACGAAATTGTGAATTTATCGCATGAAAATGGTGCTAAAGTATTGATAGATGGTGCACAAAGCATACCAAATATGAAGATAGATGTAGAAAAGCTTGGATGTGACTTCTATGCATTTTCAGGCCATAAGATGATGGGTCCTATGGGTATAGGTGTCCTGTATATAAAGGAAGATCTTCTGGATGACATTCCTCCGTTTTTAAGCGGTGGAGAGATGATAGACGAGGTTTTTGAGGATCATTCCACATTTGCACCATCACCACTTAAATTTGAAGCAGGTACGCCAAATGTTGAAGGTGCTTACGGCCTTATGAAGGCTATAGAGTACGTAGAGAAAATAGGCCTTGACAATATTTTAAGACATGAGCAAGAGCTTACGGAATATGCTTTAGAGAAATTGTCTAAGATAGACTACGTAAAACTATACGGACCTAAAGATGCAAAAGATAGGACAGGTATAATATCATTCAATGTGGAAAATGTACATCCCCACGATGTGGCTACGATACTTGATCAGGATGGAATAGCGGTAAGAAGCGGTCACCACTGTTGCCAGCCCCTCATGAGGTACTTAGGTGTCCCTGCCACTGTGAGGGCAAGTTTCTACGTTTACAACGATAAAAGCGAAGTGGATGCTTTTGTAGATGGATTAAAAGATGTCAGGAAGTGGTTTAGATGA
- the sufD gene encoding Fe-S cluster assembly protein SufD has protein sequence MIKSLDYNTIQDIIKEGGSEEKELRVKGYEVFSKVPMPMWKRVKLDDVHIPYYKEYKSAVIGNDAQEGLVVNPLTKALMDDDLNAIKSALDHNFGVDEKFKNMVLAFYNTGYSIRALPNSNVKLPVTVNYSAVGDDDTIIDLNLIIAERLSNLTVVFDLASDKRGFHNGLTAVIAKDGASVNIVKIQRFSDDSSNFDNNIIITGNDATVKWTQIDLGGKVDAYDVTAELEGAGSSAYFSSIFLGAYDQSHDMSYRVNHIGVRTESNVDVKGALKDKARAVFRGNLDMKRGAKKAKGNESEVVLLLDKTVRSDAIPALWCSEDDVQANHSASAGQIDENKLFYMMSRGLSMEEAKLLMVEASFNPVIDTLPDDDLKEAVRSYIGRRISG, from the coding sequence ATGATTAAGTCATTAGATTACAATACAATACAAGATATCATAAAGGAAGGCGGAAGTGAAGAGAAAGAGCTTAGAGTAAAAGGCTACGAGGTATTCTCAAAAGTGCCAATGCCTATGTGGAAAAGAGTTAAACTGGATGATGTCCACATTCCATACTACAAAGAGTACAAAAGTGCAGTCATCGGCAATGATGCTCAAGAAGGACTTGTGGTGAATCCTTTGACAAAAGCTTTGATGGATGACGATTTGAATGCGATAAAGTCCGCATTGGATCACAATTTTGGCGTTGACGAAAAGTTTAAAAATATGGTTTTGGCGTTTTACAATACAGGCTATAGCATAAGAGCGTTGCCAAATTCAAATGTCAAACTGCCTGTCACAGTGAATTACAGTGCAGTTGGCGATGACGATACTATAATTGATTTAAACCTTATTATTGCAGAGAGGCTATCAAACTTGACGGTTGTCTTTGATTTAGCTTCAGATAAAAGAGGATTTCACAATGGCCTTACAGCCGTCATTGCCAAAGATGGCGCAAGCGTAAATATAGTGAAGATTCAAAGGTTCAGTGATGATTCTTCAAATTTTGACAATAATATAATAATAACAGGGAATGATGCTACTGTAAAATGGACGCAAATCGATTTAGGTGGAAAAGTAGATGCTTATGATGTGACGGCAGAATTGGAAGGCGCAGGCAGCAGTGCTTACTTCAGCTCCATATTCTTGGGAGCTTACGATCAAAGCCATGATATGTCATACAGGGTTAATCACATAGGAGTCAGGACAGAAAGCAATGTTGATGTGAAAGGCGCATTAAAAGATAAAGCAAGGGCGGTTTTCAGAGGAAACTTAGACATGAAGCGGGGAGCTAAAAAGGCAAAAGGCAATGAAAGCGAGGTAGTTTTGCTGCTTGATAAGACAGTAAGATCTGACGCAATACCGGCATTATGGTGTTCTGAAGATGACGTGCAGGCAAACCATTCTGCCAGCGCTGGACAAATCGATGAAAATAAGCTTTTCTACATGATGTCAAGAGGTTTAAGCATGGAAGAAGCAAAGCTTTTGATGGTGGAAGCAAGCTTTAATCCAGTAATTGACACACTGCCTGATGACGATCTTAAGGAGGCAGTTAGAAGTTACATCGGAAGGAGGATTTCTGGCTGA